In Nocardioides faecalis, the following proteins share a genomic window:
- a CDS encoding DUF5671 domain-containing protein has product MSGRNTALREADRPTHDEGPVVRQIFQYLLLALLVVVAATGVAGLAGSVLTMVLDGSSAVSRSTLASDVAFTAVGLPLLAGLGLWSRSTLAAHERERRAAAWSTYQVVMALGALVVTVAAARPALAWLCGLGPAAPYATATAVVWAAVWAVHWRLCRHLADPTAAQLHLVGGSLFGLGVGLLGLGLLLAAALRIWLGLDEPPLAGSSDPARASALTLALGTAVWLRYWVWGAWRTRRGVLWLCHVLLAGAGLGLLLAVAGGSIALYRVLVWVLGDPASSDAARHFDSIPAPLAVAVVGLVSLAYHQQVLGTTTPTERTEVDRVRDYLLAGIGLGAAATGFTIVVVALAEAIADPDVLAGSGPINTLLAALTLLAVGGPSWWRFWRRGQRAARAEDVTLAGPELTSPTRRLYLFGLLGLATLVAVGALLAGAWVLVDALLDGTSALALLRRLRWPLGILVTAVGLAAYHWSVYLGERSRSAELTRTRPTAAASGPRFVLLLGVGDAALARDLAGRTGGEVWAWSRTETAAGTPAAEDGGLSGSWSVEDLHAAAAGAEVPEVLLLAEDGELRAVGLDRRPPVTGRAPSTVGAEPHQR; this is encoded by the coding sequence GTGAGCGGGCGGAACACGGCCCTGCGCGAGGCCGACCGGCCCACGCACGACGAGGGCCCCGTGGTGCGGCAGATCTTCCAGTACCTGCTGCTGGCGCTGCTCGTCGTGGTCGCCGCCACCGGGGTGGCCGGGCTCGCCGGCTCCGTGCTGACGATGGTGCTGGACGGCTCCTCGGCGGTGTCGCGGTCCACGCTGGCATCCGACGTCGCATTCACGGCGGTCGGGCTGCCGCTGCTGGCCGGCCTGGGGCTGTGGTCGCGGAGCACGCTGGCCGCCCACGAGCGTGAGCGGCGCGCGGCGGCGTGGTCGACGTACCAGGTGGTGATGGCGCTGGGGGCGCTGGTCGTCACCGTCGCCGCCGCACGGCCCGCCCTGGCCTGGCTGTGCGGACTGGGGCCGGCGGCGCCGTACGCCACGGCGACAGCGGTGGTGTGGGCCGCGGTCTGGGCCGTGCACTGGCGCCTGTGCCGCCACCTCGCCGACCCGACCGCGGCGCAGCTGCACCTGGTCGGCGGATCGCTGTTCGGGCTCGGCGTCGGCCTGCTCGGCCTGGGGCTGCTGCTCGCGGCGGCCCTGCGGATCTGGCTGGGGCTGGACGAGCCGCCGCTCGCGGGCTCCAGCGACCCGGCCCGCGCCAGCGCGCTCACGCTGGCGCTCGGCACGGCGGTGTGGCTGCGGTACTGGGTCTGGGGCGCGTGGCGGACCCGGCGCGGCGTGCTGTGGCTGTGCCACGTGCTGCTGGCCGGCGCCGGGCTGGGGCTGCTGCTCGCGGTGGCGGGCGGCAGCATCGCGCTCTACCGGGTGCTGGTGTGGGTGCTCGGCGACCCGGCGAGCAGCGACGCCGCACGGCACTTCGACTCGATCCCCGCTCCCCTGGCCGTCGCCGTGGTGGGCCTGGTCTCGCTCGCCTACCACCAGCAGGTCCTCGGTACGACGACCCCGACCGAGCGCACCGAGGTGGACCGCGTCCGTGACTACCTGCTGGCCGGCATCGGCCTGGGTGCCGCGGCCACCGGGTTCACGATCGTGGTGGTGGCGCTGGCGGAGGCGATCGCCGACCCGGACGTGCTGGCGGGCTCGGGGCCGATCAACACGCTGCTGGCCGCGCTCACCCTGCTCGCCGTCGGCGGGCCGTCGTGGTGGCGGTTCTGGCGCCGGGGACAGCGCGCGGCCCGCGCGGAGGACGTGACGCTCGCCGGTCCGGAGCTGACCTCGCCGACCCGGCGGCTGTACCTGTTCGGGTTGCTCGGCCTCGCCACCCTGGTCGCCGTGGGGGCGCTGCTCGCCGGCGCGTGGGTGCTGGTGGACGCGCTGCTCGACGGCACCTCCGCGCTGGCCCTGCTGCGCCGGCTGCGCTGGCCGCTCGGCATCCTGGTCACCGCGGTCGGGCTGGCCGCCTACCACTGGTCGGTGTACCTCGGCGAGCGCTCCCGCAGCGCCGAGCTGACCCGCACCCGACCCACGGCGGCGGCGTCCGGGCCGCGGTTCGTGCTGCTGCTGGGGGTGGGCGACGCCGCGCTGGCCCGCGACCTGGCCGGCCGCACCGGCGGGGAGGTCTGGGCGTGGAGCCGCACCGAGACTGCTGCCGGGACGCCCGCCGCCGAGGATGGCGGGCTGTCCGGCTCGTGGTCGGTCGAGGACCTGCACGCGGCCGCCGCCGGGGCGGAGGTCCCCGAGGTCCTGCTGCTGGCCGAGGACGGCGAGCTCCGCGCCGTCGGGCTCGACCGGCGTCCGCCCGTCACCGGTCGGGCTCCGTCAACGGTCGGGGCTGAGCCTCACCAGCGCTGA
- a CDS encoding DUF2804 domain-containing protein — protein MHAGEQAGEQAGEREITTQVSLTRPDGRLDPAAVGWTRRPLHDTSGIGRGRYGRGRNKRWEYWALTTPTHVVALTVSDIDYAAVLEVFVLDRTTGTSFGHDAIGLLGRGAELPPTLGAGAVRARTKSFRIDIDEVADGTRLQCISPRLELDVVAHRPAGHECLGVVVPWSERLFQYTVKDVGRPATGYLVVDGAPVAVPDGASWATLDHGRGRWPHAIEWNWGAGAGRTQGRTLGLQVGGRWTDGTGTTENAIVVDGRLSKIAAELTWDYDSSDWLAPWQVYGDGVRLRFTPVHLRTAGTDLKLISSRTHQAFGTWSGEVRDAAGTWVPVADLYGWAEEVRQRW, from the coding sequence ATGCACGCAGGGGAGCAGGCGGGGGAGCAGGCGGGGGAGCGGGAGATCACGACCCAGGTGTCGCTGACCAGGCCGGACGGCCGGTTGGATCCCGCGGCGGTGGGGTGGACGCGCCGGCCGCTGCACGACACCTCCGGCATCGGGCGCGGCCGGTACGGCCGGGGCCGCAACAAGCGCTGGGAGTACTGGGCGCTCACCACGCCCACCCACGTCGTGGCGCTCACCGTCTCCGACATCGACTACGCCGCGGTGCTCGAGGTCTTCGTGCTCGACCGCACCACCGGGACCTCGTTCGGCCACGACGCGATCGGCCTGCTCGGCCGAGGCGCGGAGCTGCCGCCCACCCTGGGCGCCGGGGCGGTGCGGGCGCGCACCAAGAGCTTTCGCATCGACATCGACGAGGTGGCCGACGGCACCCGGCTGCAGTGCATCTCGCCACGCCTGGAGCTCGACGTCGTCGCCCACCGGCCCGCCGGGCACGAGTGCCTCGGGGTGGTGGTGCCGTGGAGCGAGCGCCTGTTCCAGTACACGGTCAAGGACGTCGGCCGCCCCGCGACCGGGTACCTCGTCGTCGACGGCGCCCCGGTCGCCGTGCCCGACGGCGCGTCGTGGGCGACCCTCGACCACGGCCGCGGCCGGTGGCCGCACGCGATCGAGTGGAACTGGGGCGCCGGTGCCGGCCGCACCCAGGGCCGCACGCTCGGCCTGCAGGTCGGCGGCCGGTGGACCGACGGCACCGGGACGACGGAGAACGCGATCGTCGTCGACGGCCGGCTCAGCAAGATCGCCGCCGAGCTCACCTGGGACTACGACAGCAGCGACTGGCTCGCGCCCTGGCAGGTGTACGGCGACGGGGTCCGGCTGAGGTTCACCCCCGTGCACCTGCGCACCGCCGGCACCGACCTGAAGCTGATCTCTTCGCGCACCCACCAGGCCTTCGGCACGTGGTCGGGCGAGGTCCGCGACGCCGCGGGCACGTGGGTGCCGGTCGCGGACCTCTACGGGTGGGCCGAGGAGGTCCGTCAGCGCTGGTGA
- a CDS encoding SGNH/GDSL hydrolase family protein, which produces MDEPSELRGSELEGLLRGQVEVERTERGLRPHRVPAWARTRCPDPQLLAVEVHPAGVRLAFRSAATWVELDVVALKRAYVGLDHRSDGRYELEVDGTVVATEIVPDGDTVEIDLATGTQDLRRGPVGTLRFTDLPAGEKEMRLWLPHNEATELVALRADAPIERAGAEGRRTWLHHGSSLSQGSDATRPTATWPVLAARKAGVELTNLGLGGSALLDPFVARTMRDLPTPDLISVKMGINLVNADLMRRRAFGSAVHGFLDTIRDGHPDTPLVLITPLHCPIHEHTPGPSAFDSEALAAGELRMIATGDPEQVLAGKLTLSVIREELAVVAARRQDPHLRLLDGLDLYGAADHDAHPMPDRLHLDEAGHALVGQRFADRVLASL; this is translated from the coding sequence GTGGACGAGCCGAGCGAGCTGCGCGGGTCCGAGCTGGAGGGCCTGCTGCGCGGGCAGGTCGAGGTCGAGCGGACCGAGCGCGGCCTGCGTCCGCACCGGGTGCCCGCCTGGGCGCGGACCCGCTGCCCCGACCCGCAGCTGCTCGCCGTCGAGGTGCACCCGGCGGGCGTGCGGCTGGCGTTCCGCAGCGCCGCCACGTGGGTCGAGCTGGACGTGGTCGCGCTGAAGCGGGCGTACGTCGGCCTCGACCACCGCTCGGACGGCCGCTACGAGCTCGAGGTCGACGGCACCGTCGTGGCGACCGAGATCGTGCCGGACGGCGACACCGTCGAGATCGACCTCGCCACCGGCACCCAGGACCTGCGCCGCGGCCCCGTCGGCACGCTGCGGTTCACCGACCTGCCGGCGGGCGAGAAGGAGATGCGGCTCTGGCTGCCGCACAACGAGGCCACCGAGCTGGTCGCGCTGCGTGCGGACGCCCCGATCGAGCGGGCCGGGGCGGAGGGACGTCGTACGTGGCTGCACCACGGCAGCTCGCTGAGCCAGGGCTCCGACGCGACGCGGCCCACCGCCACCTGGCCGGTGCTGGCGGCCCGGAAGGCCGGTGTGGAGCTGACCAACCTCGGTCTCGGCGGCAGCGCGCTGCTGGACCCGTTCGTCGCCCGGACCATGCGCGACCTGCCCACCCCGGACCTGATCAGCGTGAAGATGGGCATCAACCTGGTCAACGCTGACCTCATGCGGCGTCGCGCCTTCGGTTCGGCGGTGCACGGCTTCCTCGACACGATCCGCGACGGCCACCCCGACACCCCGCTGGTCCTGATCACCCCGCTGCACTGCCCGATCCACGAGCACACCCCCGGGCCGTCCGCGTTCGACTCCGAGGCGCTGGCCGCCGGTGAGCTGCGGATGATCGCGACCGGCGACCCGGAGCAGGTCCTCGCCGGCAAGCTCACGCTGAGCGTGATCCGCGAGGAGCTCGCGGTCGTCGCCGCGCGCCGGCAGGACCCGCACCTGCGGCTGCTCGACGGCCTCGACCTGTACGGCGCCGCCGACCACGACGCGCACCCGATGCCCGACCGGCTGCACCTGGACGAGGCCGGCCACGCGCTCGTCGGGCAGCGCTTCGCCGACCGGGTGCTCGCGAGCCTCTGA
- a CDS encoding TetR/AcrR family transcriptional regulator — protein sequence MPRSLIDMLWRDHPAAPTRGSRGPQARHSTGDVVRVALALADADGLGAITARSLASALDVSTMSVYTYVNSRDDLLVLMVDQAHAEMERTDWGRLGWQQRVRRLAEQNLALHTQRPWLLDIDDERSALGPGTIAKYDHELAALAPLDLDDVTRDAALGFVLDFARASARARRPGPRAGELAENWPEWSARLQMYLGDTHPLARRVGAAAGAALNGPTSTTHAWDFGLERVLAALADL from the coding sequence ATGCCACGCTCACTGATCGACATGCTCTGGCGCGACCACCCGGCAGCCCCCACCCGGGGGAGTCGCGGCCCGCAGGCACGGCACAGCACCGGCGACGTCGTACGCGTCGCCCTCGCGCTCGCCGACGCCGACGGCCTCGGTGCGATCACCGCCCGCAGCCTCGCCTCGGCGCTCGACGTCTCGACCATGTCGGTCTACACGTACGTGAACAGCCGCGACGACCTGCTCGTCCTGATGGTCGACCAGGCGCACGCCGAGATGGAGCGCACCGACTGGGGCCGGCTCGGCTGGCAGCAGCGGGTACGGCGCCTCGCCGAGCAGAACCTCGCGCTGCACACCCAGCGGCCCTGGCTGCTCGACATCGACGACGAGCGCAGCGCCCTCGGCCCCGGCACCATCGCCAAGTACGACCACGAGCTCGCCGCGCTCGCCCCACTCGACCTCGACGACGTCACCCGCGACGCCGCCCTCGGCTTCGTCCTCGACTTCGCCCGGGCCAGTGCCCGCGCCCGGCGCCCCGGCCCCCGCGCCGGCGAGCTCGCCGAGAACTGGCCGGAGTGGAGCGCCCGGCTGCAGATGTACCTCGGTGACACCCACCCCCTCGCCCGCCGCGTCGGCGCCGCCGCCGGCGCCGCGCTCAACGGCCCCACCAGCACCACCCACGCCTGGGACTTCGGCCTCGAGCGGGTCCTCGCCGCGCTCGCCGACCTGTGA
- a CDS encoding VOC family protein, with amino-acid sequence MHVTATALSLNVPDVEAAAAFACDHFGFAAEMSADGFVSLRHPDIAWNVVFLRVGLGTFKPAHIAGPAGQGMLLALEVEDLDAEFARIAAAGASVVTPPESEPWGERYCQFADPNGLVWQLVQWVAPPPSDVLP; translated from the coding sequence ATGCACGTCACCGCCACCGCCCTCTCCCTCAACGTCCCCGACGTCGAGGCCGCCGCCGCGTTCGCGTGCGACCACTTCGGCTTCGCCGCCGAGATGTCCGCCGACGGCTTCGTCTCGCTGCGCCACCCCGACATCGCCTGGAACGTGGTCTTCCTGCGCGTCGGCCTGGGCACGTTCAAGCCCGCCCACATCGCCGGTCCCGCGGGGCAGGGGATGCTGCTCGCCCTGGAGGTCGAGGACCTGGACGCCGAGTTCGCCCGCATCGCCGCGGCCGGGGCGAGCGTGGTGACGCCGCCGGAGAGCGAGCCGTGGGGTGAGCGCTACTGCCAGTTCGCCGACCCCAACGGCCTGGTGTGGCAGCTGGTGCAGTGGGTCGCGCCGCCACCGTCCGACGTCCTCCCCTGA
- a CDS encoding dihydrofolate reductase family protein, which translates to MGRLVYTAIGSLDGFVADASGDFSWAAPDEEVHAYVNERDQQVVAELYGRRLFEVMGVWETYGADPADEDVTEVERAYGAVWRERAKTVFSTTLTSVPTQHTRLERSFDPAAVRAYVDATDGDVSLGGPTLAAHALRAGIVDAVEYYAHPVVIGAGTRWLPPDLRLGLDLVTEHRFGCGVVHLAYDVRRSPAP; encoded by the coding sequence ATGGGACGTCTGGTCTACACAGCCATCGGGTCGCTGGACGGGTTCGTCGCGGACGCCTCCGGCGACTTCTCCTGGGCCGCACCCGATGAGGAGGTGCACGCCTACGTCAACGAGCGCGACCAGCAGGTGGTCGCCGAGCTCTACGGCCGGCGGCTGTTCGAGGTGATGGGGGTCTGGGAGACCTACGGCGCCGACCCGGCCGATGAGGACGTGACCGAGGTGGAGCGCGCGTACGGCGCGGTGTGGCGCGAACGGGCCAAGACCGTCTTCTCCACGACGCTGACCTCGGTGCCCACCCAGCACACCCGGCTGGAGCGCTCCTTCGACCCGGCGGCAGTCCGTGCGTACGTCGACGCAACCGACGGTGACGTCTCCCTCGGCGGCCCGACCCTGGCCGCGCACGCGCTGCGGGCCGGCATCGTGGACGCGGTCGAGTACTACGCCCACCCGGTGGTCATCGGCGCCGGCACCCGCTGGCTGCCACCCGACCTGCGGCTGGGACTGGACCTGGTCACCGAGCACCGCTTCGGCTGCGGCGTCGTGCACCTCGCCTACGACGTGCGCCGCTCCCCCGCGCCCTGA
- a CDS encoding aldo/keto reductase: MQILNSYATPYHPVAERYDAMEYRSLGRSGLKMPALSLGFWHNFGDDKPLQVQRDIMRTAFDHGITHWDLANNYGPPAGSAESNVGLIFAQDFKHLRDELLITSKAGFALRPGPYGAWGSKKYLVHSLDQTLLKLGIDYVDIYYHHLDDPDTPIEETAEALALAVTSGKALYVGVSNYPAERLREMAAALAQWRIPLRAYQGPYSMFDREIEESVLPTAADLGVGTIAYSPLQQGLLTDRYLDGTVPADSRAARGKFLHEKALSSAYYERATALQGIAERRGQTLAQLALTWVLRDPAVSSAIIGASSVEQLRSNLAALAADLSDDEVAAIEPYAVHGTGARTW, encoded by the coding sequence ATGCAGATCCTCAACTCGTACGCGACGCCGTACCACCCGGTCGCCGAGCGGTACGACGCCATGGAGTACCGCAGCCTCGGCCGCTCCGGGCTCAAGATGCCCGCCCTGTCGCTGGGTTTCTGGCACAACTTCGGCGACGACAAGCCGCTGCAGGTCCAGCGCGACATCATGCGCACCGCCTTCGACCACGGCATCACCCACTGGGACCTGGCCAACAACTACGGACCCCCCGCCGGCAGTGCGGAGTCGAACGTCGGCCTGATCTTCGCCCAGGACTTCAAGCACCTGCGCGACGAGCTGCTGATCACCTCCAAGGCGGGCTTCGCGCTGCGCCCGGGCCCGTACGGCGCCTGGGGCTCGAAGAAGTACCTGGTGCACTCGCTCGACCAGACGCTGCTCAAGCTGGGCATCGACTACGTCGACATCTACTACCACCACCTCGACGACCCCGACACCCCGATCGAGGAGACCGCCGAGGCCCTCGCGCTGGCGGTGACCAGCGGCAAGGCGCTCTACGTCGGGGTCTCCAACTACCCCGCCGAACGGCTCCGCGAGATGGCCGCGGCGCTGGCGCAGTGGCGGATCCCGCTGCGTGCCTACCAGGGGCCCTACAGCATGTTCGACCGGGAGATCGAGGAGTCGGTGCTGCCCACCGCCGCCGACCTCGGCGTCGGGACCATCGCCTACTCCCCGCTCCAGCAGGGCCTGCTCACCGACCGCTACCTCGACGGCACCGTGCCCGCGGACTCCCGTGCCGCGCGCGGCAAGTTCCTGCACGAGAAGGCGCTCAGCTCGGCCTACTACGAGCGGGCCACCGCCCTGCAGGGCATCGCCGAGCGGCGCGGCCAGACGCTCGCCCAGCTCGCGCTGACCTGGGTGCTGCGCGACCCCGCCGTCTCCAGCGCCATCATCGGCGCCTCCTCGGTGGAGCAGCTGCGCTCGAACCTCGCCGCGCTCGCCGCCGACCTCAGCGACGACGAGGTCGCCGCGATCGAGCCGTACGCCGTGCACGGCACCGGGGCGCGTACCTGGTGA
- a CDS encoding FAD-binding oxidoreductase, which yields MTRPDLTGLHAELIELLGERGVSTDLGTRQRASVDGCPMSPILSAQLPLGLADLVAYPSSAEEIGQVVAAAYRHDVPVTPRGKGTANYGQGLPLHDGLVLDTTRARRVLEVGDGWITAEAGAVIAMMEAAARQSGQELLMYPSTAQSTIAGFLSGGSGGTGSIEHGTISSSDFVQALDVVEMTGSPELVHITGDDIQTYLHTYGTVGIIAKVTVKLEPLRDWRCFYASFEEFQPALDLIRVFGDMEPSPRLMSADRPLMVNALPLHPGLPRDRVSLRGIVRADEVARASRLVEEVGGRVDAVIDDAQEMIRMSMMSYNHTIEWTQKAYPDTYFHVELVGQALIDRVDEVEAVYPGGVLHIEAQKDRPLGLLVGEFESAEAVYAGYEKYAEMGVFVHSPHQWTVDNNPGRAMARAARSDPKGLLNPGKLVEGAVVNQVMTTDNS from the coding sequence ATGACCCGACCCGACCTCACCGGCCTCCACGCCGAGCTGATCGAGCTCCTCGGCGAGCGGGGCGTCAGCACCGACCTCGGCACCCGGCAGCGCGCCTCCGTCGACGGCTGCCCGATGTCACCGATCCTCTCCGCCCAGCTGCCCCTCGGCCTCGCCGACCTGGTCGCCTACCCGAGCAGCGCCGAGGAGATCGGCCAGGTCGTCGCCGCGGCGTACCGCCACGACGTACCTGTCACCCCGCGCGGCAAGGGCACCGCCAACTACGGCCAGGGCCTGCCGCTGCACGACGGCCTGGTCCTCGACACCACCCGCGCCCGGCGCGTGCTCGAGGTCGGGGACGGCTGGATCACCGCCGAGGCCGGCGCCGTGATCGCGATGATGGAGGCCGCGGCGCGCCAGAGCGGGCAGGAGCTGCTGATGTACCCCTCCACCGCGCAGTCCACGATCGCCGGATTCCTCTCCGGTGGCTCCGGCGGCACCGGCTCCATCGAGCATGGCACGATCTCCAGCAGCGACTTCGTGCAGGCCCTCGACGTGGTCGAGATGACCGGCAGCCCCGAGCTGGTGCACATCACCGGCGACGACATCCAGACCTACCTGCACACCTACGGCACCGTCGGGATCATCGCCAAGGTCACCGTCAAGCTCGAGCCGCTGCGCGACTGGCGGTGCTTCTACGCCAGCTTCGAGGAGTTCCAGCCCGCCCTCGACCTGATCCGGGTCTTCGGCGACATGGAGCCCTCGCCGCGGCTGATGTCGGCCGACCGGCCGCTGATGGTCAACGCTCTCCCCCTGCACCCCGGCCTGCCGCGCGACCGGGTGAGCCTGCGGGGCATCGTGCGTGCCGACGAGGTCGCCCGGGCCAGCCGCCTGGTCGAGGAGGTCGGCGGCCGCGTGGACGCGGTCATCGACGACGCCCAGGAGATGATCCGGATGTCGATGATGTCGTACAACCACACCATCGAGTGGACCCAGAAGGCCTACCCCGACACCTACTTCCACGTCGAGCTCGTGGGGCAGGCGCTGATCGACCGGGTCGACGAGGTCGAGGCCGTCTACCCCGGCGGCGTGCTGCACATCGAGGCCCAGAAGGACCGCCCGCTCGGCCTGCTGGTCGGCGAGTTCGAGTCCGCGGAGGCCGTCTACGCCGGCTACGAGAAGTACGCCGAGATGGGCGTCTTCGTGCACAGCCCGCACCAGTGGACGGTCGACAACAACCCCGGCCGGGCCATGGCCCGCGCCGCGCGCTCGGACCCCAAGGGCCTGCTCAACCCCGGCAAGCTCGTCGAGGGCGCCGTCGTCAACCAGGTCATGACGACCGACAACAGCTGA
- a CDS encoding PDR/VanB family oxidoreductase, whose amino-acid sequence MRTGTERALVVLDRQEAAEDIVRITFGDPDGGPLPSWRPGAHVSLLLPDDVERQYSLCGDDLGPSTWTIAVLRDEAGRGGSRWVHENLHPGAVVEARGPLNHFVLGKAERYEMIAGGIGITPLLPMIAEVEAKGRQWRLSYAGRSRSTMAFVDELCERYPGHIEVYAADEGRRLDLPGLLGTPQPGTQVYACGPGRLIDEAEELVSAWPGTELHTERFAPRELSAPVRDEAFDVELIYSGQTITVQPHQSVLEAAEAAGAMVVASCREGTCGTCDTPVVMGEVDHRDSVLRPAERAQGDRMMICVSRAACSLLSLEL is encoded by the coding sequence ATGCGCACTGGAACCGAACGCGCCCTCGTCGTCCTGGACCGCCAGGAGGCGGCCGAGGACATCGTGCGGATCACCTTCGGTGACCCCGACGGTGGACCGCTGCCGTCCTGGCGCCCCGGGGCCCACGTCTCGCTGCTGCTCCCCGACGACGTGGAGCGTCAGTACTCGCTGTGCGGCGACGACCTGGGACCCAGCACCTGGACCATCGCGGTGCTGCGCGACGAGGCGGGGCGCGGGGGGTCGCGCTGGGTGCACGAGAACCTGCACCCGGGCGCGGTCGTCGAGGCCCGGGGCCCGCTCAACCACTTCGTGCTCGGCAAGGCCGAGCGCTACGAGATGATCGCCGGCGGCATCGGGATCACCCCGCTGCTGCCGATGATCGCGGAGGTCGAGGCCAAGGGCCGGCAGTGGCGGCTCTCGTACGCCGGACGGTCCCGCTCGACCATGGCCTTCGTCGACGAGCTGTGCGAGCGCTACCCCGGCCACATCGAGGTGTACGCCGCCGACGAGGGCCGCCGGCTCGACCTGCCGGGGCTGCTCGGGACCCCGCAACCGGGCACCCAGGTGTACGCCTGCGGCCCCGGCCGACTGATCGACGAGGCCGAGGAGCTGGTCTCCGCCTGGCCCGGCACTGAGCTGCACACCGAGCGGTTCGCACCCCGCGAGCTCTCGGCGCCGGTGCGCGACGAGGCGTTCGACGTCGAGCTCATCTACTCCGGCCAGACGATCACCGTGCAGCCGCACCAGAGCGTCCTCGAGGCCGCCGAGGCGGCCGGCGCGATGGTGGTGGCCTCGTGCCGAGAAGGCACCTGCGGCACCTGCGACACCCCGGTGGTGATGGGGGAGGTCGACCACCGCGACTCGGTGCTCCGTCCCGCCGAGCGCGCCCAGGGCGACCGGATGATGATCTGCGTCTCCCGCGCCGCCTGCTCCCTGTTGTCCCTCGAGCTCTGA
- a CDS encoding pyridoxine/pyridoxamine 5'-phosphate oxidase, whose amino-acid sequence MSTAAFHPEIDPAMKFPSTPEGVPPLDADGAPGNPLNLMRQWISYVLDIGAVEPLYVTLATASKDGAPSSRTVHLLDVEDDAVRFTTNFGSRKGVEMTETGRAAVSLYWRETAQSINFTGDVVVASDEESDARFAEEHRKTQASRVVSFHGLDLRDPQAQVREFEELVAAPEPIARPDYWKYFRIVPDAVTFWEGHPESLNRRIHYTRTDGTWRHGWIQA is encoded by the coding sequence ATGAGCACCGCGGCGTTCCACCCCGAGATCGACCCGGCGATGAAGTTCCCGTCCACCCCCGAGGGGGTGCCCCCGCTCGACGCCGACGGCGCGCCGGGCAACCCGTTGAACCTGATGCGGCAGTGGATCTCCTACGTCCTCGACATCGGCGCGGTGGAGCCGCTCTACGTCACGCTGGCCACGGCCTCCAAGGACGGCGCGCCCTCCAGCCGCACCGTGCACCTGCTCGACGTCGAGGACGACGCGGTGCGGTTCACCACCAACTTCGGGTCCCGCAAGGGCGTGGAGATGACCGAGACCGGCCGCGCAGCCGTCTCCCTCTACTGGCGCGAGACCGCCCAGTCGATCAACTTCACCGGGGATGTGGTCGTCGCCTCCGACGAGGAGTCCGACGCGCGCTTCGCCGAGGAGCACCGCAAGACCCAGGCCTCGCGGGTCGTCTCCTTCCACGGCCTCGACCTGCGCGACCCGCAGGCGCAGGTCCGCGAGTTCGAGGAGCTCGTCGCCGCGCCGGAGCCCATCGCCCGCCCCGACTACTGGAAGTACTTCCGCATCGTCCCCGACGCGGTGACCTTCTGGGAGGGCCACCCCGAGTCGCTGAACCGCCGCATCCACTACACGCGGACCGACGGCACCTGGCGGCACGGCTGGATCCAGGCCTGA
- a CDS encoding cupin domain-containing protein, with protein MKPFETIDLDTVQAHLISAGDTVKLAPLAGPEKGIDHSVFLEIWEPGGAQPPNSHSDEVETFLFLRGEGVAEVDGVEAPVKSGQFLVLAPGTVHRISNTGEGRLYAITTMLPDGGFHKLVTDGQSTTIDAADLDVLASVFGSQA; from the coding sequence ATGAAGCCCTTCGAGACCATCGACCTCGACACGGTCCAGGCCCACCTGATCAGCGCCGGGGACACGGTGAAGCTGGCGCCGCTGGCCGGGCCCGAGAAGGGCATCGACCACTCGGTGTTCCTGGAGATCTGGGAGCCCGGCGGCGCCCAGCCGCCGAACTCGCACTCCGACGAGGTCGAGACCTTCCTCTTCCTGCGCGGCGAGGGCGTCGCCGAGGTGGACGGCGTCGAGGCCCCCGTGAAGTCCGGGCAGTTCCTGGTGCTCGCCCCGGGCACGGTGCACCGGATCAGCAACACCGGCGAGGGCCGCCTCTACGCCATCACGACGATGCTGCCCGACGGCGGCTTCCACAAGCTCGTCACCGACGGGCAGAGCACCACCATCGACGCCGCGGACCTCGACGTCCTGGCGTCCGTCTTCGGAAGCCAGGCATGA